Within the Kineococcus rhizosphaerae genome, the region GCTACACGCGGATGATCTCCCCGCTGGGCGAACCCGCCGTCGCGCGGGCCGCGGCGGCGCACGGCCTGCCGTACACGCTCTCGACGATGGCGACGACGTCGCTGGAGGACCTCGCGGGGTTCGTCCCGCACGCCGAGCGGTGGTTCCAGCTCTACGTCTGGAAGGACCGCACCCTCACCGACCAGCTCGTCGAGCGCGCCGAGGCCGCGGGGTACGGGGTGCTCGAGATCGCGATCGACACGGCCGTGTCCGGGTACCGCGTGCGGGACGTGAAGAACGGTTTCACCATCCCGCCGGCGCTGACACTGTCGAGCCTGCTCGACATCGGCACGAAACCCGGCTACTGGACGGGCATGCTGCGCAACCCCGCGCTGACGTTCGCCAACGTCAGTTCCGGCGGGTCGGCCGGGTACACGATCGAGAACATCACCCAGCAGTTCGACCCGGCCGTCACGTGGGACGACGTGGCCCGCCTCCGGGCGCGGTTCGGCGGGAAGATCGTCCTCAAGGGCCCGGTCAGCGCCCGCGACGCGGTGCGCGCGAAGGACCTGGGCCTCGACGGCGTCCACCTTTCCAACCACGGCGGCCGCCAGCTCGACCGCGCGGTGGCCCCGGTGGACCTCGTCGCCGGCGTGCGCGCCGCGGTGGGCGAGGAGTTCACGGTCCTCGTCGACTCCGGCGTCCGGCACGGCGCCGACATCGCGACCGCGATCGCCCTCGGCGCCGACGCCTGCCTCGTGGGCCGGCCCTACCTGTGGGCGCTGGCCGCGGCGGGCGAGGACGGCGTCGCCCGGGTCCTGCAGCTCCTGCTCGACCAGTTCCGCCGCACCCTGCAACTCCTGGGGGTCACCACGGTGGAGCAGTTGCGCCGCGAAGGACCCGACCTGCTCGTGGAGGACCCCCGATGACCCGCCCCACCGTGCGACCCACCGTGCGCCCGACGATCGCGGCCCTGCCCGCCTACTCCCGCGCCGCCGGGGCCGGCGCCGTCCGGTGGCGCGCGTCGTCGAACGAGTCGACCGTCCCGCCCTCGCCCCGCGTCGTCGAGGCCGTCGCCCGCGTCGGGGCGACGTCGAACCGCTACCCGAGCCTGGCCGGGGACGACCTCGTCACCGCGATCTCGGCCCGCCTCGGCGTCGGACCGGAGAACGTCGTCGTCGGCGGCGGTTCGCTGGCCGTCCTGCAGCTCGCGCTGACCGCGTACACCGGGCCGGGCACCGAGGTCGTGCACGCGTGGCGCAGCTACGAGGCGTACCCGATCCTCGTCGGCATCGCCGACGCGGAGGCCGTCCCGGTGCCGCTGGACGCGCAGTCCCGGCACGACGTCGACGCCATGCTGGCCGCGATCACCGAGCGCACCGCGGCCGTCCTGGTCTGCGACCCGAACAACCCCACGGGGACCTCGCTGGACCCCGCCGAGCTCCGCCGGCTCCTCGCCGGGGTCCCGCGCGACGTGCTCGTGCTGCTCGACCAGGCCTACCAGGAGTTCGACGAGAACACCGTCGACGTCCCCGCCCTCATCGCCGCGCACCCGAACGTCGTCGTGCTCCGCACGTTCTCCAAGGCGTACGGCCTGGCGGGGCTGCGGGCCGGGTACGCGGTCGGGGACGCGGAGGTCCTGGCCCCCGTGCGCAACAGCGCCCCGCCGTTCGGGCTCAGCGGGGTCGCCGAGGCCGCGGCCCTGGCCGCCTGGGCCGACGTGGACCACACGGCCGAGATCGTCGCGACCGTGACGCGCAGCCGCGGGGCGTTCCGCGCGCACCTCGCCGAGCGGGGCCTGGAGACCCCCGACGCGCGCGGCAACTTCGTGTGGCTGCCCGTGAGCGAGCGCGCCCTGGAACTCGAGGCGCGGTGCGTCGCGCACGGTGTCTCGGTGCGCGCGTTCGCCGGTGAGGGCGTCCGCGTCACCGTCGGCGACCCCGCCGCCGAGGCCGCCGTCCTGACGGCGGTGGAGGAGTTCCTGGTCCGATCAGCCCGACCGGCCTGATCGGCGGCGGCCGCGGCGGGAACCGGCGTAGGCCGGTTCCCGCAGCCGCCGCCAGCGCTCCGGCACCGCCAGACCGGGCACCGCGTGCCGCACCGGTTCGAAGGTGACCGGCTCGTCGACGGCCGCGCGCCCGT harbors:
- a CDS encoding alpha-hydroxy acid oxidase; amino-acid sequence: MRYEEVRELVQIRLPEFGRDRVLHRARTVEDFRRAARRALPRSVFDYVDGGADEEQSLRGNVAAFRRRRFVPNSLVDVSEPDLSTTVLGRAIAAPLGLAPTGYTRMISPLGEPAVARAAAAHGLPYTLSTMATTSLEDLAGFVPHAERWFQLYVWKDRTLTDQLVERAEAAGYGVLEIAIDTAVSGYRVRDVKNGFTIPPALTLSSLLDIGTKPGYWTGMLRNPALTFANVSSGGSAGYTIENITQQFDPAVTWDDVARLRARFGGKIVLKGPVSARDAVRAKDLGLDGVHLSNHGGRQLDRAVAPVDLVAGVRAAVGEEFTVLVDSGVRHGADIATAIALGADACLVGRPYLWALAAAGEDGVARVLQLLLDQFRRTLQLLGVTTVEQLRREGPDLLVEDPR
- a CDS encoding histidinol-phosphate transaminase; this encodes MTRPTVRPTVRPTIAALPAYSRAAGAGAVRWRASSNESTVPPSPRVVEAVARVGATSNRYPSLAGDDLVTAISARLGVGPENVVVGGGSLAVLQLALTAYTGPGTEVVHAWRSYEAYPILVGIADAEAVPVPLDAQSRHDVDAMLAAITERTAAVLVCDPNNPTGTSLDPAELRRLLAGVPRDVLVLLDQAYQEFDENTVDVPALIAAHPNVVVLRTFSKAYGLAGLRAGYAVGDAEVLAPVRNSAPPFGLSGVAEAAALAAWADVDHTAEIVATVTRSRGAFRAHLAERGLETPDARGNFVWLPVSERALELEARCVAHGVSVRAFAGEGVRVTVGDPAAEAAVLTAVEEFLVRSARPA